The Desulfatirhabdium butyrativorans DSM 18734 region GAAAGCGCTCATTTTCCCATTCTTTCTGAATCAGAGGCTTTACGGAAAATCGATTGGATGGTTTGTCCAGCATGAAAGAACTGAGGGTGGCTTTTCCTACCCCTACAGCAGATTCACTAACCCTCAAAGGCTTCTTTGCACAAACTTTTATGGGCACAGCGAGAATATTCCGGATATGCCGGATATGGTCAGGCATGAAAAGTCAGTCATCACTATAGAAATCGACATGATTTTCAAATACGGACAATACATCAAACCATAATATGCATCAATTGTTCTTCTTTGATGGTAGCGTTATGCTGGATTTGATAGTTGGTGTGTGAAATTTATAGATCATGTTTGTTAATCAAGATATATTTATTGACATACATCAATTGAATTGGTAGGAAATACCGTAAAAATATTTTGAAAATTTGAAACAAATTTTATCGGGTATTTATGGAAACACAGCCAACTATCACATTTCCGGTTATTCGAGGCCTCCAGGCACGACGTGAATATTTTGTCGCTATGTGGAGTCTTCGGATGCTTCGACAAATCTCCATTTTTGATGAAGATGAACTCCCTCCAGAACTTCGAGCGCAAAGAACGTTGAATAGGGCACGCATTCCCGAAATTACTGACTACATCCTTGAAAATCCTGATAATTATGTGTTCTCTGCCCTTACGGTGTCAATCGACTCTGAAGTAACTTTCGAACCGCTGCCGGGTCAGGAAAAGTTAGGACTTCTTCGTGTTCCAATGGATGCACACTTCATCATAAATGATGGGCAACATCGCCGAGCTGCAATCATCGAAGCCTTAAGGCAACGATCTGATCTCGATCATGAAACCATTGCAGTGGTATTTTTTCTAGATATCGGACTGGAACGATGTCAGCAAATGTTTGCAGACTTAAACCGGTACGCTATCCGCCCCAGCCGCTCCTTGGGGCTGCTTTATGATCACCGAAATGATAAAGCCAGATTGGCCAAGCTTGTGATTATGAAGTCCGATTTTTTTCGTGATATTGTCGATATGGAAAAATCCTCACTTGCCAAACGCTCCCGTAAACTCTTTACGCTCTCAGCCTTTTACAACGCTTGTGCAGACCTCATCAATGGAATTGCAACAGGCGACATTAACAAAGATGCCGACATTGCCCGAAATTACTGGGAATCACTGGCTATACACTTCCCATCGTGGGCACAAGTTCGCGAAGGCCGAATACCGGCAAGCGAGATACGAGAGGGTTACATTCATTCTCACGGGATCGCCCTCCAGGCACTCGGAATAGCAGGCAATTCCCTGCTCAAACAATATCCCCAGGACTGGCAGGAGCATTTAGAAGGTATTGAAAAGATAGACTGGTCTCGTTCCAATGTCGATCTCTGGGAAGGTCGCGCCATGATTGGGGGTAAGGTTTCTAAAGTCAGCACCAACATCATTCTTACCACCAACGTCATTAAACAGGCGCTTTCACTACCCCTCAATGAAGAACAGCAGAGGGTGGAATCCGCCTTAAACCGGAAGGTGGGGCGATAACCGCCGTTGGATAGATCAACATGAAAGCTTCCTTAATGAACAGACCAACAACAATATCAGATGATTTTACGCCCTACCCAAAGCCCTTTCCCAAAGAACTAAACCGAAGCGCTGAGAGAATGCCGCGTACAAAGCCATGTGAAACACATGTTTCAGCTTTTAACAGCTTGGGTTTCGAGGCAACAATCCAGTTACTGTATGAGGAAATCCGTAACCTCTACACCGCCGACAACATTCCCTGGATTATCGGCTACTCTGGGGGCAAAGATTCTACCGCCACTCTTCAGCTTGTCTGGACCGCAATTGAAGGCCTCCCTCTTGAACAACGCAGGAAGAATATATATGTGATTTCCACTGATACTCTTGTAGAAAACCCGATCGTTGCTTCAAGGGTTGAGAAATCTCTATCTGTAATGAGAAATTCTGCATGTAAGCAGGAAGTCCCCTTCATACCGCTTCGGTTGACCCCAACTGTAATAGACTCTTTCTGGGTCAACCTTCTTGGTCGAGGCTATCCGGCACCCCGGCATAAATTCCGGTGGTGCACTTACCGTTTGAAAATCAAACCTTCGAATAATTTCATCAACAGTATCGTAACAGAAAATGGAGAAGCCATCTTAGTTTTAGGCACAAGAAAAGCGGAAAGCGCAATGCGCGCTGCAAATATGTTGAAACATGAAAAATACCGTACGCGCAATAGGTTAAGCCCAAATTCAAGCCTGCATGGTTCACAAGTCTATACACCAATAGAAGATTGGTCAAATGATGACGTTTGGTTCTTCCTTTTACATGTAAACAACCCATGGGGAATTGATAACTATGATTTGCTTGAGATGTATGCTGAAGCCACAGAAGATGGGGAATGTCCATTTGTTTTAGACGATTCTACGCCAAGCTGTGGGAACTCCCGTTTTGGGTGCTGGGTATGCACCCTGGTCGAATCTGATAAGTCCATGATTTCAATGATCCAGAACGATGCAGAGAAAGAGTGGATGGCGCCTCTTCTCGAATTTCGTAATACAATTGATTTTCGTAAAAATAGAAACGGAGAGTTCTCAGAAAATGCTGATCGGCATCTACGGGATTTTCGCCGTTTAACTGGCTATGTTCAAATGATGGCTAATGGGAAGGAAATTCCAGGTCCATACATACAGAAAGTTAGGGAAAATTGGCTGCACCGTTTGTTGCTTGCCCAAAAACAAATTCGTAATAATCGCGATGCTCCACCCGAAGTGAGAACGATCGAATTGATTACACTTGAGGAGTTGCAGGAGATCAGGCGAATCTGGGTCGTGGACAAGCACGAGATAGAAGACTCTTTGCCTCGCATTTATCGCGAAGCAACCGGCGAGGACTACCCAGGGCGGCCCTTAGATGACAACCTCGTGCTGGGTGAAATGGAGATGCGTGAACTCGAGGAAATTTGCGAGGGAGATCGATTGCACTATGAGCTCACCCGTGAACTTCTGAGTCTGACTCGGCAACGGCGCTCAACAGCTCGTCGGGCTGGGCTTTTTCAAGAGATTGAGAGATCCTTTAACCGCCACTTTTACGATGACCGAGAAGATGCATTAACCCGAGCACAAAAGATCACAGACGAACGTAAACGAAGGCAAGATGAAATTAAGCTCCTCGCTACGCGCTGCGTTGCTGAAGATCCTGCACGATTGGAAATCGAAGGATGATCCTGGATGCAATTATTCTCGACAACTTTGGCGCATTCCGCGGCCGTCAAGAAGCGCTTCTCACACCAGAGAATGATAAACCAATCATTCTCTTCGGTGGGATGAATGGCGGAGGAAAAACGACCTTACTGGACGCTGTGCAACTTGCCTTCTATGGACCGAAGGCACGCTTGTCAAACAGAGGTCGTCTTGGTTATCGAGAGTATCTGCGCGAATCTATCCACCATGGCAGTGACCCACGGGAGGGCGCGGGTGTTACCGTTAGATTCCGTCGTACGATAGGGGGAGAGGTTCGCCGATTTGAGCTGCAGCGCAACTGGCATGAGGAAGCGAAGGGTATCGAGGAATCAGTACGAGTGCTGTGCAACGATGTTATCGATGAGGTCCTTACCGAGCACTGGGAACAAACAATCGAGACATACCTACCCAGCGGCATTGCACACCTATTCTTCTTCGACGGCGAACAGATCAGGGAGCTGGCAGAGGGTGATCACGCAGCAGAGATCCTGGGCACTGCTGTGCATTCACTCCTTGGGCTTGACCTGGTAGATCGGCTTGAAGCCGATTTGAAGGTTTTCGAGCGACGGAAGAGAGCTGAAGGGCTTGACCGAGAAACTGCTCAGAGATTTGCCGAGGCTCGTAGTGAGTTTGAACAGATCGACCGAGAGATTGAAAAAGCCGCCATGCAGGAAGGCGTACTCGTCAATGAAGCCGGTCGACTCGGCAAGGAGCTACGAGCAAAGGAGGAGTTGTTCCGCTCGGAAGGGGGCGAGCTGTACCTGCGCCGCAACGATCTGGAAACTGAGCTGAATGGGTTAAGGACTCAGAAGAAACACCTTGAGTCTCAGTTTCGCGAGTTGGTGGCCGGTCCGCTTCCATTGGTATTGGTAGAAGATCTTCTTGGCGAAGTCGAGAAATTGGCTCAACATGAAGCCGAGGTAAAGCGCGCCAGTCTGTTGCTTGATGCTCTTGAAGCTCGCGACCGTGAGATACTTGCTTCTCTGAGAACTGAAAAGTTGGCCGATGAGCCGATCCAAAAGATTACACGGATACTGGAGATTGACCGCTGCGGTAGGGTTGGCCTGGCCAAGGCCCCTCTCATTTTGGATGCTGATGACAGCTTAGCCCCTCAATTGGCTCATTTAAGATCCGCTGTTCTACCTGCTGCGAAACAACAGGCAAGTGACCTTACCGCCAAGCTTGCGATCTTGGAAGAAGCAATTGCTCGACTGGAGGACGAAATAGCACGCATACCCGCAGCAGAGCGAATAGCCCTAATTCAGAGCGAACGGGATGCAGTCAGTAAACTCCATAGAGCAAAGATGGCGGAACTAGATGCCGTACGCATTCGCAAACAAGCTTTACAGCGACAACGACTTGTGGCAGAGTCCAAACTGGACAAGCTGAGCGAACACGAAATGGAAGCCCGTTTTGCTGAAGATGATCGGAAGCGGATACTTAAACATTCCCAAAGGGTACGTGAAACTCTGGAGCGCTTTCGGATCAGGGTAGTGCAACGCCACACGGCAAGAATTGAATCGCTAATGCTTGAATCTTTCCGCCGGTTACTCCGCAAGACTGACCTCGTCCGGGATCTCACCATAAATCCGGAAACTTTTGAAGTTACCTTAGCTGGTCGTGACGGGAAAGTACTGCCCTTTGATCGTCTTTCTGCAGGAGAGAGGCAGCTCCTCGCCACCTCACTGCTGTGGGGATTGGCTCGCGCCTCCGGCCGGCCAGTTCCCACTATAATTGATACCCCCCTGGGGCGTCTTGATTCCTCCCACCGCCGGCATCTAATAAATCGCTACTTTCCGAATGCTTCCCATCAGGTTCTATTACTATCAACCGATGAAGAGATTGTTGGTTCCTATTATGTCGCTTTGAAGCCTTATATCACCCGATCTTATCTCCTCAGCCATAACGAAGCAACTGGAGAAACAAAGATTGAATCAGGATACTTCAATGTATG contains the following coding sequences:
- the dndB gene encoding DNA sulfur modification protein DndB gives rise to the protein METQPTITFPVIRGLQARREYFVAMWSLRMLRQISIFDEDELPPELRAQRTLNRARIPEITDYILENPDNYVFSALTVSIDSEVTFEPLPGQEKLGLLRVPMDAHFIINDGQHRRAAIIEALRQRSDLDHETIAVVFFLDIGLERCQQMFADLNRYAIRPSRSLGLLYDHRNDKARLAKLVIMKSDFFRDIVDMEKSSLAKRSRKLFTLSAFYNACADLINGIATGDINKDADIARNYWESLAIHFPSWAQVREGRIPASEIREGYIHSHGIALQALGIAGNSLLKQYPQDWQEHLEGIEKIDWSRSNVDLWEGRAMIGGKVSKVSTNIILTTNVIKQALSLPLNEEQQRVESALNRKVGR
- the dndC gene encoding DNA phosphorothioation system sulfurtransferase DndC → MKASLMNRPTTISDDFTPYPKPFPKELNRSAERMPRTKPCETHVSAFNSLGFEATIQLLYEEIRNLYTADNIPWIIGYSGGKDSTATLQLVWTAIEGLPLEQRRKNIYVISTDTLVENPIVASRVEKSLSVMRNSACKQEVPFIPLRLTPTVIDSFWVNLLGRGYPAPRHKFRWCTYRLKIKPSNNFINSIVTENGEAILVLGTRKAESAMRAANMLKHEKYRTRNRLSPNSSLHGSQVYTPIEDWSNDDVWFFLLHVNNPWGIDNYDLLEMYAEATEDGECPFVLDDSTPSCGNSRFGCWVCTLVESDKSMISMIQNDAEKEWMAPLLEFRNTIDFRKNRNGEFSENADRHLRDFRRLTGYVQMMANGKEIPGPYIQKVRENWLHRLLLAQKQIRNNRDAPPEVRTIELITLEELQEIRRIWVVDKHEIEDSLPRIYREATGEDYPGRPLDDNLVLGEMEMRELEEICEGDRLHYELTRELLSLTRQRRSTARRAGLFQEIERSFNRHFYDDREDALTRAQKITDERKRRQDEIKLLATRCVAEDPARLEIEG
- the dndD gene encoding DNA sulfur modification protein DndD, which produces MILDAIILDNFGAFRGRQEALLTPENDKPIILFGGMNGGGKTTLLDAVQLAFYGPKARLSNRGRLGYREYLRESIHHGSDPREGAGVTVRFRRTIGGEVRRFELQRNWHEEAKGIEESVRVLCNDVIDEVLTEHWEQTIETYLPSGIAHLFFFDGEQIRELAEGDHAAEILGTAVHSLLGLDLVDRLEADLKVFERRKRAEGLDRETAQRFAEARSEFEQIDREIEKAAMQEGVLVNEAGRLGKELRAKEELFRSEGGELYLRRNDLETELNGLRTQKKHLESQFRELVAGPLPLVLVEDLLGEVEKLAQHEAEVKRASLLLDALEARDREILASLRTEKLADEPIQKITRILEIDRCGRVGLAKAPLILDADDSLAPQLAHLRSAVLPAAKQQASDLTAKLAILEEAIARLEDEIARIPAAERIALIQSERDAVSKLHRAKMAELDAVRIRKQALQRQRLVAESKLDKLSEHEMEARFAEDDRKRILKHSQRVRETLERFRIRVVQRHTARIESLMLESFRRLLRKTDLVRDLTINPETFEVTLAGRDGKVLPFDRLSAGERQLLATSLLWGLARASGRPVPTIIDTPLGRLDSSHRRHLINRYFPNASHQVLLLSTDEEIVGSYYVALKPYITRSYLLSHNEATGETKIESGYFNV